In Microbacterium maritypicum, the following are encoded in one genomic region:
- a CDS encoding MoxR family ATPase: MNTEDVTQIAALGRRVRESVGAVVVGMDEPVTIALAAIFAGGHVLFEDVPGLGKTLAARSLASALGLDFRRLQCTPDMLPGDVTGSYVYAPATGEFPFRPGPIFTGLLLADEINRTTPKTQSAMLEAMAERQVTVEGNSFPLPRPFHVIATSNPIEYEGTYALPEAQLDRFMVRLSVGYPDADDETRIILDRVRRQSPDVSVEPVVDGDGLLAIQRAVERIHVDADVARYCVELVRATREAVNVSVGASPRGSQSLVLLGRALAALDGRAYVRPDDIKRIAEPVLAHRLTLTPQAWAQGVDPRAVVAAVVAKTSVPPTVSAVR; this comes from the coding sequence ATGAACACGGAAGACGTCACACAGATCGCCGCCCTCGGGCGTCGAGTGCGGGAGAGCGTCGGCGCAGTCGTCGTCGGCATGGACGAGCCGGTCACGATCGCCCTGGCCGCGATCTTCGCCGGTGGTCACGTGCTGTTCGAAGACGTCCCGGGACTCGGCAAGACACTCGCAGCGCGGAGCCTGGCCTCTGCGCTGGGCCTGGACTTCCGGCGATTGCAGTGCACTCCCGACATGCTCCCCGGTGACGTCACAGGGTCGTACGTGTACGCGCCGGCGACGGGCGAGTTCCCGTTCCGGCCGGGGCCCATCTTCACCGGACTGCTGCTGGCGGACGAGATCAACCGCACCACCCCCAAGACGCAGTCGGCGATGCTCGAGGCGATGGCCGAGCGTCAGGTCACCGTCGAGGGCAACAGCTTCCCACTGCCCCGGCCGTTCCACGTCATCGCCACATCGAATCCGATCGAGTACGAGGGGACCTACGCGCTTCCCGAGGCCCAGCTCGACCGCTTCATGGTGCGACTCTCGGTCGGATATCCGGACGCGGACGACGAGACCCGCATCATCCTGGACCGGGTGCGACGACAGTCGCCCGACGTGTCCGTCGAACCGGTCGTCGACGGCGACGGCTTGCTGGCGATCCAGCGAGCGGTGGAACGGATCCACGTCGACGCGGATGTCGCCCGCTACTGCGTCGAGCTGGTCCGCGCCACACGCGAGGCGGTGAACGTCTCGGTGGGCGCCTCTCCACGCGGCTCGCAGTCCCTGGTGCTGCTCGGACGCGCTCTCGCGGCACTGGACGGACGTGCGTATGTGCGACCGGACGACATCAAGCGCATCGCGGAGCCCGTGCTCGCGCACCGCCTCACCCTCACCCCGCAGGCCTGGGCGCAGGGCGTGGATCCCCGAGCGGTCGTCGCGGCGGTCGTCGCGAAGACGTCGGTGCCGCCGACCGTCTCCGCGGTGCGATGA
- a CDS encoding MarR family winged helix-turn-helix transcriptional regulator → MTATDDLLKLENQLCFALVTAARNVIALYRPILEPLGLTHPQYLVMLALWERAPRTLNDLALDLALEPATASPLVKRLEAEGLVARQRSSEDERRLEITLTAAGAALRERAVDVPHQVMAAVGMGIDEVAALRDGLGPFAGRRPDLG, encoded by the coding sequence GTGACGGCTACAGACGACCTGCTCAAGCTGGAGAACCAGCTGTGCTTCGCCCTGGTGACCGCGGCGCGCAACGTCATCGCCCTCTACCGCCCGATCCTCGAGCCTCTGGGTCTCACGCACCCGCAGTACCTCGTGATGCTCGCCCTGTGGGAGCGGGCGCCGCGGACGCTGAACGATCTCGCTCTGGATCTCGCTCTGGAACCCGCGACGGCATCGCCCCTGGTCAAGCGGCTCGAAGCAGAAGGCCTCGTGGCCCGACAGCGAAGCAGTGAGGACGAGCGGCGTCTGGAGATCACCCTGACCGCGGCGGGCGCGGCGCTGCGCGAACGGGCTGTAGACGTTCCGCACCAGGTCATGGCGGCGGTCGGCATGGGTATCGATGAGGTCGCCGCACTCCGCGACGGCCTCGGTCCGTTCGCCGGGCGGCGTCCCGATCTCGGCTGA
- a CDS encoding DUF4129 domain-containing protein, producing the protein MSRHEAPVSGDRRVGGSRVLRVLLPLVAVAGFFAVVMFVAAQQGLPQFRPLPGGGTELVDVGTSEPAPAEMTPGPMEQTEESPLFKVILAVLVAIAVLTLLFFGARMLVRYLRGLWRDRPLERREAAAVDAMSVVIAGTDAEPDAAIIRRGIDEALRTIDVDPAPGDSIVAAWVGLEESATDAGAGRAPHETPSEFTVRIIGRRAGIAADVVALLGLYEQVRFGGLVAEERDRATAAACLRGIQAGWR; encoded by the coding sequence ATGTCGCGCCACGAAGCCCCGGTTTCCGGGGACCGGCGCGTCGGCGGCTCGCGCGTGCTCCGGGTTCTGCTGCCTCTCGTCGCAGTCGCGGGTTTCTTCGCCGTCGTCATGTTCGTAGCAGCGCAGCAGGGCCTTCCGCAGTTCCGCCCGCTGCCGGGCGGTGGAACGGAACTCGTCGACGTCGGGACCTCCGAGCCGGCGCCCGCCGAGATGACGCCCGGGCCGATGGAACAGACCGAGGAATCGCCACTGTTCAAGGTGATCCTGGCGGTCCTCGTCGCGATCGCGGTGCTGACGCTGCTGTTCTTCGGCGCGCGCATGCTGGTCCGCTACCTGCGCGGACTCTGGCGAGATCGACCGCTCGAGAGGCGCGAGGCGGCCGCCGTCGACGCGATGAGCGTGGTCATCGCCGGGACGGATGCCGAGCCCGACGCCGCGATCATCCGAAGAGGGATCGACGAAGCGCTGCGGACGATCGATGTCGACCCGGCGCCGGGTGACAGCATCGTCGCCGCGTGGGTCGGTCTGGAGGAATCGGCGACGGATGCCGGTGCCGGTCGGGCCCCGCACGAGACGCCGTCCGAGTTCACGGTCCGGATCATCGGACGCCGCGCGGGAATCGCGGCTGACGTCGTCGCGCTGCTCGGACTGTACGAACAGGTCCGTTTCGGCGGTCTCGTCGCGGAGGAACGCGACCGCGCCACGGCAGCAGCGTGTCTACGTGGCATCCAGGCGGGGTGGCGATGA